A genomic segment from Marmota flaviventris isolate mMarFla1 chromosome 7, mMarFla1.hap1, whole genome shotgun sequence encodes:
- the Tlr1 gene encoding toll-like receptor 1: MTGKNSSLFRFVIILVLVVKIKIQLSDESEFLVDRSNTGLTHIPKELSLETTTLDVSQNYISELQTSDILSLSKLRILIISHNRIQYLDISVFRFNQELEYLDLSHNKLRTISCHPAMNFKHLDLSFNMFEALPICKEFGSMSQLKFLGLSATQLEKSRVQPIAHLNISKILLVLGETYGEKEDPESLQDFNTDSLHIVFPVKKVFHFILDMSVSTAISLELSNIKCVLDSECSYFLSALVKLQNNPRLLNLTLNNIETTWNSFINILQSVWPTTIEYFSISNVKLQDRLDLRNFNYSHTSLKALSIHQVVSDVFNFPQSNIYKIFSNMNIQNVTVSGTHMIHMLCPSQISPFLHLDFSNNLLTDMVFKDCGNLIELKTLSLQMNQLKKLANIIHMTAEMKSLQQLDVSQNSLRYEEDEKTCSWTKSLLSLNMSSNILTDSVFSCLPPKVKVLDLHNNRIMNIPKDVTHLEALQELNVAFNSLADLPGCGTFSSLSVLIIDHNSISHPSADFFQSCQKMKSIQAGSNPFQCTCELRDFIQHIGQLPSEVVEGWPDAYKCDYPESYKGTPLKDFHVSPLSCNTGLLIVTIGVVVLVLAGSATVLCRYLDLPWYLRMVCQWAQTRHRTRNVPLEELQSTLQFHAFISYSGHDSTWVKSELLPNLEKEDIRICLHERNFVPGKSIVENIINCIEKSYKSIFVLSPNFVQSEWCHYELYFAHHNLFHKAFDNLILILLEPIPQYSIPSNYHKLRTLMAQRTYLEWPMEKSKHGLFWANLRAAIRIKLMAQGKEINHTQS, translated from the coding sequence ATGACTGGAAAGAATTCTAGTCTCTTCCGATTTGTTATCATCTTGGTGTTAGTGGTGAAGATCAAAATCCAACTATCTGACGAAAGTGAATTTTTAGTTGACAGGTCAAACACAGGCCTCACCCACATTCCCAAGGAACTCTCTCTTGAAACAACAACCTTAGATGTCTCACAAAACTATATATCTGAGCTTCAGACTTCTGACATCCTATCACTGTCAAAGCTCAGGATTTTGATAATTTCTCACAATAGAATCCAGTATCTTGATATCAGTGTTTTCAGATTCAACCAGGAATTGGAGTACTTGGATTTGTCCCACAACAAGTTGAGGACGATATCTTGCCACCCTGCAATGAACTTCAAGCACTTAGAcctttcatttaatatgtttgaAGCACTGCCCATATGCAAAGAGTTTGGCAGCATGTCTCAGCTAAAATTTCTGGGATTGAGTGCTACACAGTTAGAAAAATCTCGTGTGCAGCCAATTGCTCATTTGAATATCAGTAAGATTTTGCTAGTTTTAGGAGAGACTTATGGGGAAAAAGAAGATCCTGAGAGTCTTCAGGACTTTAACACAGACAGTCTGCATATTGTTTTCCCTGTGAAAAAggtattccattttattttggataTGTCAGTAAGCACTGCGATAAGTTTGGAACTGTCTAATATCAAATGTGTGCTAGACAGTGAGTGTTCTTATTTCCTAAGTGCTTTGGTAAAACTTCAAAACAATCCAAGGCTATTGAATCTTACCTTGAACAACATTGAAACAACTTGGAATTCATTCATTAATATCCTCCAATCGGTTTGGCCAACAACCATAGAATATTTTTCCATATCAAATGTGAAACTACAAGATCGACTTGACTTGAGGAATTTTAATTATTCTCACACTTCTCTGAAGGCCTTGTCGATACACCAAGTTGTCAGTGATGTCTTCAATTTCCCACAAAGTAACATCTATAAGATCTTTTCAAATATGAATATCCAGAACGTTACAGTGTCTGGTACCCACATGATCCATATGCTTTGCCCATCCCAAATTAGCCCATTTCTGCATTTGGATTTTTCCAATAATCTCTTAACCGACATGGTTTTTAAAGATTGTGGAAACTTAATTGAGTTGAAAACACTTAGTTTACAaatgaatcaattaaaaaaacttgCAAACATAATTCATATGACTGCAGAGATGAAGTCTCTGCAACAATTGGATGTTAGCCAGAATTCTTTAAGGTATGAAGAAGATGAGAAGACATGCTCTTGGACTAAAAGTTTATTAAGTTTAAATATGTCTTCAAATATACTTACTGACTCAGTTTTCAGCTGTTTGCCTCCAAAGGTCAAGGTACTTGATCTTCACAATAACAGAATCATGAACATCCCTAAAGATGTCACCCATCTGGAAGCTTTGCAAGAACTCAACGTAGCATTCAATTCTTTAGCTGACCTTCCTGGATGTGGTACCTTCAGCAGCCTCTCTGTACTGATCATTGACCATAATTCTATTTCCCACCCATCAGCTGATTTCTTCCAGAGCTGCCAGAAGATGAAGTCAATACAAGCAGGGAGCAACCCATTCCAATGCACATGTGAGCTCAGAGACTTCATCCAACATATAGGCCAACTACCAAGTGAAGTGGTAGAGGGCTGGCCTGATGCTTATAAGTGTGACTACCCAGAAAGCTATAAGGGAACCCCACTAAAGGACTTCCATGTGTCTCCATTATCCTGTAACACAGGTCTGCTGATTGTCACCATTGGGGTCGTGGTGCTGGTGTTAGCTGGTTCTGCTACCGTCCTCTGCCGCTACTTGGATCTGCCCTGGTATCTCAGGATGGTGTGTCAGTGGGCCCAGACTCGGCACAGGACTAGGAACGTCCCCTTGGAAGAACTCCAAAGCACTCTCCAGTTCCATGCTTTTATTTCATACAGCGGGCATGATTCTACCTGGGTGAAGAGTGAATTACTCCcaaacctagaaaaagaagatatcCGGATCTGTCTCCATGAAAGAAACTTTGTTCCTGGCAAGAGCATTGtggaaaatatcataaattgCATTGAGAAGAGCTACAAGTCCATCTTTGTTTTGTCCCCCAACTTTGTCCAGAGTGAGTGGTGCCATTATGAGCTGTACTTTGCCCACCACAATCTCTTCCATAAAGCTTTTGATAACCTAATTCTGATCTTGCTAGAACCCATTCCACAGTACTCCATTCCTAGCAACTACCACAAGCTCAGAACTCTTATGGCACAAAGAACTTATTTGGAATGGCCCATGGAAAAGAGCAAACATGGACTTTTTTGGGCAAACTTAAGAGCAGCCATTCGCATTAAGTTGATGGctcaaggaaaagaaataaatcacacacagagctga